The proteins below are encoded in one region of Eulemur rufifrons isolate Redbay chromosome 2, OSU_ERuf_1, whole genome shotgun sequence:
- the LOC138378518 gene encoding granzyme B-like — protein MQLLLLLLAFFMPPGAEADEIIGGHEARPHSRPYMAYLQIWHRGTEKICGGFLIREDFVLTAAHCWGSSINVTLGAHNIAMQEKTQQVIRVKRATPHPAYSSTDYSNDIMLLQLETKARWTAAVGPLKLPVGKARVRPGKKCTVAGWGRTSPEGKGSDTLQEVMLTVQQDKTCESLSKPPYRYKKAIEICVGDPKIKKSSFKGDSGGPLMCDNVAQGIISHGKGNGMPPRVCTRVSSFLPWIKKIMKSRQLQEAD, from the exons ATGCAGCTGCTCCTGCTCCTGTTGGCCTTCTTCATGCCCCCCGGGGCGGAGGCAG atgaGATCATCGGGGGCCATGAGGCCAGGCCCCACTCCCGCCCCTACATGGCCTATCTTCAGATCTGGCACCGTGGAACTGAGAAGATATGTGGCGGTTTCCTGATACGAGAAGACTTCGTGCTGACAGCCGCTCACTGTTGGGGAAG CTCCATAAACGTCACCCTGGGGGCCCACAACATCGCAATGCAGGAGAAGACCCAGCAGGTCATCCGTGTGAAAAGAGCCACCCCCCACCCAGCATATAGTTCTACCGACTACTCCAATGACATCATGCTGCTGCAG CTGGAGACAAAGGCCAGGTGGACTGCAGCCGTGGGGCCCCTCAAGCTGCCTGTTGGCAAAGCCCGGGTGAGGCCAGGGAAGAAATGCACTGTGGCCGGCTGGGGCCGGACTTCCCCGGAGGGCAAAGGCTCAGACACACTGCAGGAGGTGATGCTGACCGTGCAGCAGGACAAGACGTGCGAATCGCTTTCCAAGCCCCCCTACCGTTACAAGAAGGCCATCGAGATTTGTGTGGGGGACCCAAAGATAAAGAAGTCTTCCTTTAAG GGGGACTCTGGAGGCCCTCTCATGTGTGACAATGTGGCCCAGGGCATCATCTCCCATGGAAAAGGCAATGGGATGCCTCCACGTGTCTGTACCAGGGTCTCGAGTTTCCTACCCTGGataaagaaaatcatgaaaagCCGCCAACTGCAGGAAGCAGACTAA